From the genome of Pseudobdellovibrionaceae bacterium:
AAGAACTTAGCCGATAATACAAACTGCTAAATTTAAAGAAGCTTTCGTCAAAAAGTAAACTGAAAAATAAAAATAAAAATAAAAAAATAAAAACCTTTCTTGGGTTCATCATTGCTTGATCAAAAAAAGAAATAATGGTTTTGAAAAAAGATTTCATTTTTTTATTTATTTTTTTGCAAATGCTTGTTTGCCTAAAAACTCCGCTCTTTCCGCCAGCTCTTCTTCAATTCTAAACAGTTGGTTATATTTAAGCGTTCTTTCGCCTCTGCAAACGCTACCGGTTTTAATTTGTTCGCAAGAAAAGGCTATGGATAAGTCGGCAATACTACTGTCTTCTGTTTCGCCACTTCTGTGAGAAATAACACTTTTCATGCCTCCCTTTTTAGCTAATAAAATAGCGGCTTGGGTTTCAGAAATACTTCCAATTTGGTTCATTTTTACTAACAAAGCATTGGCCGAGTTTTCTTGCAAACCTCTTTCTAGTCGCTGACAATTAGTAACAAATAAATCATCGCCTACCACTTGCACATCTGTGCTTTTAGTAAATGCAGACCAAGCTGACCAATCTTCTTCTTCAAAAGGGTCTTCAAAACTAATAATAGGGTACTTCTTTAGCCAGCTTTTATAAATTTCGCTTAATTCTTCTGAGCATAAAGTTTTATTTTCCCATTTGTATAAAGAATTTTTATTATAAAATTCACTGGCCGCTACATCTAAGGCTAAAAAAATATCTTCTCCCAATGTATACGCCGACTGATCCACTGCCTGGCATAATAAATCTAAAGCTTCTGTGTTGCTTTGAAGGGCTGGGGCAAAACCGCCTTCGTCACCCACTGCGGTAGACAAAGATTTTTTGTTTAAAATATTTTTTAAGTGCGTAAAAACTTCACTACCTGCTCGCACAGCTTCTTTAAAAGATCCTCCGCAAACAGGAACCAACATAAACTCTTGCACATTTAGATTGTTGTTACTGTGCGCCCCTCCGTTTAAAACATTGATTAGCGGTGTTGGTAAAAAATATTTTTCTCCATTATTAATAAATTTATATAAAGGCTCTTTGTTGTGTATGGCCATGGCCTTAAGCCACGCCAAAGACACGCCTAAAATAGCATTGGCGCCTAGTCGTGATTTATTTTTTGTTCCATCTAATTGAATTAAGTTTTTATCCAACTCTTGAATGTCAAAAAAGCTTTTACCACTTATGGCCTTGGCAATTTCTGTGTTAACATTGTTAACAGCCTTCAACACGCCTTTTCCAAAAAAGTAAGACGGCTTTTCGTCGCGTAGCTCGCAGGCTTCAAAGCTTCCCGTAGATGCTCCCGAAGGTATCGCTGCCCGCCCCAAAGCTCCCGAATCTAATAAAACATCTACCTCCACCGTGGGCTGGCCTCTGCTGTCTAGTATTTCTCTAGCTAAAATTTTTTTGATTTTCATTGTTAGTCCTTTTGCACTTGCAGGCCTGGTTTATGGCGGTTTTATGCTTAATCTAAGTCAAAGCTAAATTGATTGGTGTTGTTTTTTTTCTTTTTTATTTTTGTTTTCTTAGTATTTAGTTTTGCAGATTTAGAAAGGTTAAACAACTGTCCAAAAGAATCTAGTAAACTGTTTTTTAATTGTTTCTCTTGTTTTTTCTTCTCTAATGCTAATTCTTTTTCTTTTTCTTTTATATGTTCTTCTTTTTGTAACAAAGTTTTTTCACGCAGAATTAATAATTCTTCTTTTTTCTTAAAGTCTTCTAACAGCGAATTCATTAGCTCGGGAGTAATATGTGTTCTTGTAGTGCTTGTGTCAAAAATGCTTTCTTGTTGGTTAAAGAAATGGATTTTAAATAAATCTCCCTGCCAAGAACAGGTCATGTTACGATTTTTAGTAAAACAAGGAATATAAGTAACACAAGCACTCAGGTACTTTGCAATTTCTGGAAAGCCTTGTTCTGGTATAGAGGTTTTTAAAATCACTTCATTTTCTTGCAAAGACACACTATTTAACTCTATGTTTGGCGATACAAAATAAGAAAAAAATTGTGCTAAAAAATAAACAAGTCGGCTTTGCTCTGGCGTGGGCATAATTCGCAATACGCTACCTAACCCCTCCCAAGCCCGTAAAGAAAAAGAAGCCTCCGCCCAATCTTTATAAAAACAAGCGTTTACAAAAGCCTTTGTGTATTCTTGTTCGGCCTGCCTAATATACAAAGCCGTGCTTGCGGGGTCTAGCCAACAAAGAGGAGTGTTAGGGCTAAGCTCCATATCATTTAACGAAACAGAAATTTGTTTTTTTTCTAAAAAATAAAAAAGAGATTTTGTAATTCTAGAGCTTACTTCCACAGGTTCTTTGTAAAGGGAAAGGCTTAAAAACTCAAGAGAAACCCTGCAAAATTAAGCGGCTTTTTTAAATACTTTCTTATACTTAAAAGGAATGCCTAAGTCCTTAATTTCTTTCATAAAAGAAGGCTCTTGCCCCGTAGGCTCAATTTGTCCTAAGATACGCCCCGCCTCATCTCTGCTAAAATCCTGTAGGGCGTAAAGCGGTTTTACATTATAGTCGCCATCATTGGTAAAACCTAACACCTCTGACACCTCTACTACCTTGCGTGAGCCATCAGCAAGCCTAGAAACTTGAACAACTAAGTCTATAGCTCCTGCAACTTGGTGCCGCAAGGCTTTCTCGCTAATTCTAGCGCCCGCTCCCTGAGCCAAAGCTTC
Proteins encoded in this window:
- the eno gene encoding phosphopyruvate hydratase, yielding MKIKKILAREILDSRGQPTVEVDVLLDSGALGRAAIPSGASTGSFEACELRDEKPSYFFGKGVLKAVNNVNTEIAKAISGKSFFDIQELDKNLIQLDGTKNKSRLGANAILGVSLAWLKAMAIHNKEPLYKFINNGEKYFLPTPLINVLNGGAHSNNNLNVQEFMLVPVCGGSFKEAVRAGSEVFTHLKNILNKKSLSTAVGDEGGFAPALQSNTEALDLLCQAVDQSAYTLGEDIFLALDVAASEFYNKNSLYKWENKTLCSEELSEIYKSWLKKYPIISFEDPFEEEDWSAWSAFTKSTDVQVVGDDLFVTNCQRLERGLQENSANALLVKMNQIGSISETQAAILLAKKGGMKSVISHRSGETEDSSIADLSIAFSCEQIKTGSVCRGERTLKYNQLFRIEEELAERAEFLGKQAFAKK